The Comamonas sp. lk genome contains the following window.
GGAAATGGCACGCAGCGACTGGACGCCTCTGGCGCGGCAGTTCCAGGAGGGCTTGCTCTCGCGCGTCTTCCAAGGCGCTCCATATCGAGACTTCGTGATCGAGTACGCGCGCTCCACGCTGGCAGGTAAGAAAGATGATCTGCTCATCTACCGCAAGCGCCTGCGGCATCGGTTGGATGCTTACGTGGCGAACGTCCCTCCTCAGGTTCGTGCGGCGCGCATTGCCGATGAGTACAACGTACGCACGGAACGGCCCCCGCAGTACCAGAATGGCGGCTGGATCCAGTACGTCATGACCCACAATGGACCGGAGCCGCTGGAGATTCGCCGCTCACACATCGACTATGAGCACTACCTGACGAAGCAGATTCGGCCCATTGCCGACTCGATCCTGGTGCCCCTGGGGGATGATTTCGCCACTCTGACCTCCTCTCAGCAGGAACTGTTTTAGCAATCCAAGGGAGAGGAAGAAAGCATGGCTTTCAGCGAATTTGAGGAGAAACGTCTTGCTAAGGTAATTGGCAGCTTCATTGAAAGCTTCAGCCACTAGTACACCTGAGAGAGCAGCTGGATTTCAGATTTGCTATTGAATGACAGTCTGCTCTCTTGCGATAGCGGTGCGCTCAGGCCATACGAAAGAGCTTATGGGTAGCACCCGACCATCACTTGGTTGTCACTTTCCCGTCTCGCGCAGACGAGTCGCGACTGCGCGCGCCAAGGCTACCAGGCTGTCGCCACTGCGCAGCGAGTTCTCGTGGGGCGCCACCCCCTGGTCTCCGGAGATGGTACGTGCGCGGGTGTCTGCATAGGAGCCGAATTGCGCTATGGTGAGTTCATTGGCTGGATCGATAAAGAGGCGCTGTCCGAAGCGGCCCGAGGCATAGAGCGCTCCATCAGTGCCTGCCGGATGCCACCAGAAATTTCCGTAGCCGGTTTGGGCGCGGCCGGCCCGGGACAGGCGCTCCTGGTTGTCTGCCGATGGCGTTTGAAGCACGCGCATCAGCGCTGCTATGGCGACCACTTGCTGCCCGTCGCGCTGGCCTCGATTGCGCACCAACTCGCCAAAACGCGCGGCGTCTCTCAAGGTGCTGGAGAGGCCACCGGAGGCCAATTCCACGCTGCTTGAATCTACGGAAAAGTAAGCGTCGTCTTCTGCCCCCATGGGCTGCCAGATGCGCTCGGACACCAGTTGCGCGAGCGTGCGACTGCTGATGTTTTTCAACGCCCGGGCGACGGCTTCCGTGGACCCATTCTGGTAGTAAAAAATGCTGCCATGCGGCGAATCGACCGAGCGCGTGGCTTTGAGCAGAAAGTCGTTGATCGAGTTCGGCATACCTTCGCGCGCGGGCATGAGCCCCGCTGCGGTGAAGAGCCCGATATCGGGTGGCAATTCGGGCAAATAGGTCAGCGCCACTTCCATATCGAGATTTTGCTGTACCGTGGCGCTACCAAACGGTGTTCCGGCCAACTCCGGCACATAGCGCGCAAGGGGCGCGGAGGCCTCCATGCGCCCTTCTTCGATGAATTGCGCAGCGAGCAAACCAATGACGGATTTTGACATCGATGCCCAACCATGCGCATCGTGCTCCTGCATGCCGCCGTAGTAGCTCTCGAACACTACGCGGCCCTTATGCAGCACCAGCAGGGCGTCGACTCGATTACCGTCTAGATACTGCGCCCAAGTGGCCGAGCGGCCGTGCGGCAGTTGAAGTGTGAGATCGTCCAAAGACAATGCATCGCCCTGAGCAAATATCTGGGAATCGTTCGAATGGCGCACTCCCGCAGTCGGAACGACCATGCGGGCGTTGCGCATAGCCCAACGGATATGGGCCGGGGCAAGCCAGTTGGCCTTGGTCACGGGCTGGGCAGAGGTGGGATGAAGCGGGGATTTTTCGGTTGCCGGCTGCTCATTCATATGGGATAAGCCCAGTGATTGCGCGTGAGCAACTGCCTCTACGCATAAGCATGCTGCAACGACAGCGGAGCGGAGAAGAAATTTCTTGGATCGAGGCAACATAGGCGGGTTTGAATAGGACACGTGTTGACGCGGAATCTGCTGAAGGGGAGTACGGCATCAAAAGTTGTGACGCATGCCCACGGCGATGAGACTGGCTGAATCACCACTGTTGATATCGACCGGTATCTGCGCCAACGAGGCGGAAGATCCTCCCCGGTTGTCCAGATGCAGCCAGCGCCCATAAAGAGCGGTGCGTTTGCTCAACGCATAGTCGTAGCCCAGCGTCCACGCCAACTGGGAGCGATCGCTGCCGCTGACTTTGCGATGCGCGCCCTCCAGTGCCAGTCGAGATTGCGTGGTGACATTCCATGTGGCGCCCAGGCTAAAAATACGCGCATCGCCTACGCTGGTCTTGTTCAAACCATTGCGGGCTACGGTAGCGAAGACTTGCCACACGCCGCCGTTGTATGCAGCGCTGAGCGATTGGTAAGTGGATTTGGTCGGCTCCGCCACCGGCGCAGTAGCAGAGCCTGAGCGCGCGCGCTGAAACGCATACGCCACATACAAGGGGTTCAGTGCCCAACCCACGCTGGCGCTATACAGGTCACCACTTTTCTTGCTCAGCGTCGCTGCCTCGCCGGGTGCATATGCCAGATCGGTATAAAGCCCTGTTCCCACCGGCGTTCTGTAGCGCAGCATATTGCTTGCACGAGGCACAAAGGAGCGCATGCCGGGTTGAGCATCAACGACAGCTGCCAGATTCATCGGAGAAAAAACCGTGTTCAAACCAAAGGCATCGGCACGCGTCACGGCCTGGAACATCGGCGTGTACATGCGCCCCATGTCGAGTGCACCCCAAGGCCCAACGAGGCCAACGTAGGATTGTCGCGTGAAGGCAAATGTGGACGCAGGGTTGCCTGTGCCCGTGTCGGATTCAAGTCCTGCCTCCAGTACGAAACGCGCGGACAGTCCGCCGCCCAAGTCTTCCTTGCCGCGAAAGCCGATCCGCGATGCAGCGTTGCCACCACTGTCGACGCGCATCGTCGAGTTGGACCCAGACTTGGCACGCCCCACATATGTGTCGATAGTGCCGAAAATGCTCACATTGCTCTGTGCAGACGCGCAGGCACACACAGCCCATGCCGCGAGGGCTGGAATGGATTTCTTCATTTTTTTGTCTCCTGATTATTCTTGTGACTGCCTAACCGAGTGATTGAATTTTGGCTATCAGAGCATCGGTTTCGACTAGTTAGAGAGGCTCCAGCTTGGCGACTTTCATCATGGCCTGGGTGAACGCCATTTCCTTCACGAAGT
Protein-coding sequences here:
- a CDS encoding serine hydrolase, with product MNEQPATEKSPLHPTSAQPVTKANWLAPAHIRWAMRNARMVVPTAGVRHSNDSQIFAQGDALSLDDLTLQLPHGRSATWAQYLDGNRVDALLVLHKGRVVFESYYGGMQEHDAHGWASMSKSVIGLLAAQFIEEGRMEASAPLARYVPELAGTPFGSATVQQNLDMEVALTYLPELPPDIGLFTAAGLMPAREGMPNSINDFLLKATRSVDSPHGSIFYYQNGSTEAVARALKNISSRTLAQLVSERIWQPMGAEDDAYFSVDSSSVELASGGLSSTLRDAARFGELVRNRGQRDGQQVVAIAALMRVLQTPSADNQERLSRAGRAQTGYGNFWWHPAGTDGALYASGRFGQRLFIDPANELTIAQFGSYADTRARTISGDQGVAPHENSLRSGDSLVALARAVATRLRETGK
- a CDS encoding porin, with product MKKSIPALAAWAVCACASAQSNVSIFGTIDTYVGRAKSGSNSTMRVDSGGNAASRIGFRGKEDLGGGLSARFVLEAGLESDTGTGNPASTFAFTRQSYVGLVGPWGALDMGRMYTPMFQAVTRADAFGLNTVFSPMNLAAVVDAQPGMRSFVPRASNMLRYRTPVGTGLYTDLAYAPGEAATLSKKSGDLYSASVGWALNPLYVAYAFQRARSGSATAPVAEPTKSTYQSLSAAYNGGVWQVFATVARNGLNKTSVGDARIFSLGATWNVTTQSRLALEGAHRKVSGSDRSQLAWTLGYDYALSKRTALYGRWLHLDNRGGSSASLAQIPVDINSGDSASLIAVGMRHNF